A window of Thalassophryne amazonica chromosome 21, fThaAma1.1, whole genome shotgun sequence contains these coding sequences:
- the LOC117503313 gene encoding thyroxine 5-deiodinase-like, with protein sequence MTHGSGGVQMGSALKHAVLCLMLLPRFLLAALMLWLLDFLCIRKKVLLRMGERQDGPDDPPVCVSDSNRMFTPESLRAVWYGQKLEFLKSAHLGRAAPNTEVVLLQERRRIRILDCTKGKRPLILNFGSCSUPPFMTRLAAFRRVVSQYADIADFLVVYIEEAHPSDGWVSSDAPYQIPKHRCLEDRLRAAQLMLAQLPGGRVVVDNMDNSSNAAYGAYFERLYIVRDEMVVYQGGRGPEGYRISELRNWLERYRNDVLNSAVLHV encoded by the coding sequence ATGACGCACGGATCCGGAGGTGTCCAGATGGGGAGCGCGCTGAAGCACGCGGTGCTGTGCCTGATGCTCCTGCCCCGCTTCCTCCTGGCCGCGCTCATGCTCTGGCTCTTGGATTTCTTGTGCATCCGTAAAAAAGTGCTGCTCCGAATGGGGGAGCGGCAGGACGGACCGGACGACCCGCCGGTGTGCGTCTCCGACTCCAACAGGATGTTCACGCCGGAGTCCCTGCGCGCGGTGTGGTACGGACAGAAACTGGAATTTCTCAAATCGGCGCACCTCGGCCGCGCTGCGCCCAACACCGAGGTGGTGCTGCTGCAGGAGCGCAGGAGGATCCGGATCCTGGATTGCACGAAGGGGAAGAGACCGCTCATTCTCAACTTTGGCAGCTGCTCCTGACCGCCGTTCATGACGCGCTTGGCCGCGTTCCGGCGCGTCGTCAGCCAGTACGCGGACATCGCGGACTTTCTGGTGGTGTACATCGAGGAGGCGCACCCGTCGGACGGCTGGGTGAGCTCGGACGCGCCCTATCAGATCCCCAAGCACCGCTGCCTGGAGGACCGGCTGCGCGCGGCGCAGCTGATGCTGGCGCAGCTGCCCGGCGGGCGCGTGGTGGTGGACAACATGGACAACTCGTCCAACGCCGCGTACGGAGCTTACTTCGAGCGACTTTACATCGTGAGGGACGAGATGGTGGTGTACCAGGGGGGTCGGGGCCCGGAGGGGTACCGGATCTCCGAGCTCAGGAACTGGCTGGAGCGGTACAGGAACGATGTGCTGAACTCAGCCGTGCTTCACGTGTAG